The Sphingobium aromaticiconvertens genome has a segment encoding these proteins:
- the pdhA gene encoding pyruvate dehydrogenase (acetyl-transferring) E1 component subunit alpha: MVKSPTPRPSSRKTKPAAPAAADHNRVKPEAPVDYVATKEELLEFYRQMVLIRRFEEKAGQLYGLGLIGGFCHLYIGQEAVAVGIQSALEVGKDSVITGYRDHGHMLAYGIDPNVIMAELTGREAGISRGKGGSMHMFSVEHKFYGGHGIVGAQVSLGTGLGFAHKYNGDGGVCVAYFGDGAANQGQVYESFNMAELWKLPMIFVIENNQYAMGTSVNRSSAEDQLYRRGESFRIPGLQVDGMDVLAVRGATETALKWVQEGNGPILLEMKTYRYRGHSMSDPAKYRSREEVQAMRDKSDPIEGVKKYLAEMGVTEEEMKATDQEIRKIVGAAADFAESSPEPDAAKLYTDVLVEQY, encoded by the coding sequence TTGGTGAAATCACCTACGCCGCGCCCTTCGTCGCGCAAGACGAAGCCGGCTGCACCGGCTGCGGCGGACCATAACCGGGTAAAACCCGAAGCGCCTGTCGACTATGTAGCAACCAAGGAAGAGTTGCTGGAATTCTACCGCCAGATGGTGTTGATCCGCCGCTTCGAGGAGAAGGCCGGACAGCTCTATGGCCTGGGCCTGATCGGCGGTTTCTGCCATCTTTATATCGGCCAGGAAGCGGTCGCGGTCGGCATCCAGTCCGCTTTGGAAGTCGGCAAGGATAGCGTCATCACTGGCTATCGCGACCATGGCCACATGCTCGCCTATGGTATCGATCCCAACGTCATCATGGCCGAACTGACCGGCCGAGAGGCTGGCATCAGCCGCGGCAAGGGCGGTTCGATGCACATGTTCAGCGTCGAGCATAAATTCTACGGCGGCCACGGTATCGTCGGCGCGCAGGTGTCGCTGGGCACCGGTCTGGGCTTTGCCCATAAATATAATGGCGATGGCGGCGTGTGCGTCGCCTATTTCGGCGACGGCGCGGCCAACCAGGGCCAGGTCTACGAAAGCTTCAACATGGCCGAGCTGTGGAAGCTGCCGATGATCTTCGTCATCGAGAACAACCAGTACGCCATGGGCACCAGCGTCAACCGCTCGTCGGCGGAAGACCAGCTTTATCGTCGTGGGGAGAGCTTCCGCATTCCCGGCCTTCAGGTCGACGGCATGGACGTGCTGGCCGTGCGCGGCGCGACCGAGACGGCGCTGAAGTGGGTGCAGGAGGGCAATGGACCGATCCTGCTGGAAATGAAGACCTATCGCTATCGCGGTCACTCCATGTCCGATCCGGCGAAATATCGCTCGCGTGAGGAAGTGCAGGCAATGCGCGACAAGTCCGATCCGATCGAAGGCGTGAAGAAATATCTCGCCGAGATGGGTGTGACCGAAGAAGAGATGAAGGCGACCGATCAGGAGATCCGCAAGATCGTCGGCGCCGCCGCCGACTTCGCGGAAAGCTCGCCTGAGCCGGATGCGGCCAAACTCTATACCGACGTGCTGGTGGAGCAATATTGA